Within the candidate division KSB1 bacterium genome, the region AATTGCCAAAAATTCTTGACGCCACTCGTTCGAGGTCAGGGAACGAGTGGCGTTTTGTTTTATCAGTCGCCGGTTCGCTGAACGCTTTTGAAAAATCACCGACCGGTCACTTTGTGGACGCAAGTTTTGATGATTTCAATAAATTCAAGTGACCGGTCGGTCACCTGAGATGGCTTGACAAGGCCGCGTTATTTTGGTATCTTGAAAAAATTTCGGAGGAAAGAAAAAATGAATCAACGCCTATCGACATACTGGACCGGGAAAACCGTGCTGATCACCGGCGCCTCATCCGGCTTGGGCTATGCGCTCGTCGAAGCCCTGGCGCCGTATCGCGTGCATTTTTGCCTGTTGAGCCGGCGTCTGGAGCCGATGGAAGAATTGGCAGCGAGATTTTCAGCAAGCGGCAGCCAGTTTTGGCTGCGCGCCTGTGACGTTCGCAACCGCGCCGAGGTCGAAAACGCCGTTGCTGATTTCGTCAAAACCACCGGACGGCTCGACGTCGCCTGGGTGAACAGCGGCATCGGCGGCGAAACTTCCTATCGCCGCTGGGATTGGGATCGCGTCGAAAATATTTTGCAAACCAATCTCCACGGCGCTCTGTATACGGCGCACACCTGTTTGCAATACATGGTGCCGCAAAATCGCGGCGCGATTATCGGCATCAGCTCGGTTTCGGCCATGCGCGGTTTGGCCGGCAGGCCGATTTACAGCATGACGAAAATCGGCCTGGCGTTTTATATGGAAGCAATGGCCGCCGAGTTGCCGCAGATTCAGTTTACCACGATTTATCCCGGCTTCGTCGACACCGCGATTAATCGCGGCCATCCGAATCGACTTTGGTTGATGACGGCTGATCGCGCGGCACAACTGATGCTCACCGCCGTCGCCAAAGGCAAACGGGAGTACATTTATCCCTGGCAAATGCGCTGGCTTTTTCGTTTGGTTCGCATCCTGCCCGCAGGCGTTTATCGCTGGGCAGGAGGGAAGATGATCGAGTTGAGCCGGCCGCGGTGATGAAATTTTTCTGGCGCTTTTGATTCTGCCGCGCTATCTTGTTTTCAATGCGTGTTTGGAAAATTTTCAAGCCTGCACCGATCCGATTCAATCATGTCAGCAATTTCCTTCGAGCACGTTTACAAATCTTATGGCGGGAATCATTACGCCCTGCACGACATTCATCTCACTTTCGCCGAGAATGTCACCACCGCCATTGTCGGCACCAGCGGCAGCGGCAAATCGACGCTGTTGCAATTGATCAACGGATTGGAAAGGCCGACTCAGGGCAAAGTTTTTGTTTTCGGGAATGAAATTGACTATGCCAATCTGCCGACATTGCGGCGCCGAATCGGCTACGCCGTGCAGGGCACGGGTTTGTTTCCCCACCTCAGCGTCGCCGAGAATATCACGCTGCTGGCGGTGTTGGAGAAATGGGAGGCGCCGCGAATCCAAGCCCGCATCGAGGAATTGATGCAGTTGGTTGGCCTGCCGCTGGATTTTGCCGGACGTTATCCGCATCAACTCAGCGGCGGTCAGCAGCAGCGCGTCGGGCTCTGCCGCGCCATGATGCTCGATCCGAAAATTTTTCTGCTCGATGAAGCTTTCGGCGCGCTCGACCCCATCACCCGCAGCGAGATTCACGAGGAGTTTTTGCATTTGCAAAAAGCGGCGCCACGCACGATTGTGATGGTCACGCACGATTTGAGAGAAGCCTTCAAGCTGGCGCAACAAATCATCATTCTCGATAAAGGCCGGATCGAGCAAATCGGCAGCGGCGAGCAACTGCTGGAGAAACCCGCAACAGACTTTGTCGTCAATTTTTTTAAATCGCAGTTGGGAGCATAGAAGCTCCAAGCTGGCAACGACAAGAGAATCGCAACGAAAAAAGCCATGCATTTTTTCGTTGCAAGTTATTTCATGCGGTGATCCAATGCAAATTTTAAAAACCTTTGCAACCCTGGCGATTTTTTGTTGTTTGCCTGCTTCGAATCTGGTTGCACAAAAGATCGTTGTCGGCTCGAAGTTTGATGCCGAAGGCCGGATTCTCGGCGAGATGACGGCGCAGCTTCTCGAAAGCCGCGGCTTTCAGGTGGAGCGCCGCCTCGCGCTCGGCGCGACGTTGATCTGCTTTCAAGCTTTGACGAACGGCAACATCGACGTCTATCCGGAATATTCCGGCACAATTGCACAAGCCATTTTAAAACTTTCCCCTGGCACAACGCTCGAGGCGTTAAGGCAACAACTGCGGCAGCAATATCATATCGAGTTGTTAAAACCGTTCGGTTTCAACAATACGTATGCGATTGTCGTGCGAAAAGCCGACGCCGAACGCCTCGGTTTGAAATCCATCGGCGATCTGAATAAAGCTTCGAATTTACGTTACGGCTTTAGCAATGAGTTTCTCAAAAGGCCCGATGGCTGGCCGGGACTGGCGGCGCGTTATGGCCTAATGGCGATCCCCAATGGCATCGAGCATGGGCTGATTTACCAAGCCATCGTTGAAAACAGGCTCGACGTCATCGACGTTTATTCCACCGACGCCAATATTCAGCGTTACGATCTGGTTATTCTCGATGACGACAAACATTTTTTTCCGGATTATCTCGCTGCGCCGCTGGCGCGCGCCGGAATCGCTGCTCGTGCCAAACAGGCCTTGAACGAGCTGGCCGGCGCGCTTTCGGAAAACGACATGATCGCCTTGAATGCGGCGGTGACAATTGAGAAAAAAGATTTTGCCGAGATTGTGCGGTCGTTTTTGTCGCAGCGCCGATTGATCAGCGCTGAAACCTCGAAACAGAATGAACGGTGGGGAATTTTGGCGTGGCGCACGCTAACCCATCTAAAGTTGTCGGCGCTGGCCTTGGTGCTGGCAATGGCGATTGCGATTCCGGCGGGTGTACTGGTTTATCGGCTGCCGAAAATTTCTCGGCCGGTCTTGTATTTCAGCGGGTTGTTGCAAACGATTCCGTCGATTGCACTGCTGGCGTTTATGATTCCGTTTTTTGGCATTGGCGCCATCCCGGCTATTATCGCCTTGTTTCTGTACGCCTTGCTGCCGATTTTACGCAACACTGCCACGGCACTATTTTCCGTCGATCCGCTGCTCAAAAAAGTTTCCGTCGGCATGGGTTTGACCACCTGGCAGCGCTTGCGCCACATCGAATTGCCGCTTGCGGCGCCGACGATTTTCGCCGGCATCAAAACCGCCGCGGTGATCAACATCGGCACGGCGACGCTGGCAGCCTTCATCGGCGCCGGCGGGCTTGGCGAGCCGATTGTCACCGGCTTGGCGCTCAACGACACCAAACTCATTCTTGAAGGCGCGATTCCAGCGGCGTTGCTGGCGGTTCTCGTCGAGTTCGGCTTCGAACGTTTGGAAAAAATTTTGATTCCCAAACATTTGCTGCAGCACCCGGTGGCGTGAAGACTCACATATCCGCTACGGCGTCACTTCGAGCAGCCCGCCTTCGCGGCGAAACGGCAATTTGAGATAATCCGGGCCGAGCGCTTCGACGTTGGCGGCGAGACTCTCGATCAATCCTTTTGGTAACTTTTGGTGTCTGACCAACAAATAGGGAATCACTTCATACTGTGCGGGCGGAAGCGGCACTTGCAAAAGATTGAAAATCAGCACTCGTGATCTGGGCGCCCTGCCAATGATGGTGATGTCACGAGTGTTGGCGCCGGGGGAAAATTCAAAAACAAACACTTCTTCCGAGCCAACACGCTTAAAAAGAACGGCGCCCAACAAACCGCCGACTGATTTGGGAAAAATGACCGTCGAGGAGTCGTCGACAGCTTCCAAGGTCACCGTCACGCCAATGTTTCCGCTAAAATTTCTTGACACCACTGCCGGTGAAACGACGGTGCTGATGCGCAAAAATCTCCGCAAGACTTTGGAAGCGGCCAGCTTGCCGTCTTTGTTGATATCGCCTCGCGAATAAACAAAGAGGCCGTTTTGAATAACCGTCGCCGCCGAGTCAAGATAATAATTGGCGAGATAAGGATAAAGATTGAAAACACCGCTCACACCTGCGGATGTGCCTTGGCTGCCCTTGGGCGGCAGTGTGAGCTGAAATTGGCCCTGCTCGTCGGTGTGGGCGCCAAGATTAAAGCCGGCCAGCCAAACATAGACGTCTTTCGCGCTGGTTTGATCCGCGAGCTTGATGGTGCCGCTAATGCTTCTTTTTTCTTCCGAAATTTTATCGCCGCCGAAGGGGTTGGAAGTGCAACCATAAAAAAAGATGAAAAATCCGGCGAGCCAAAATGCAGGAGGGCTGTGCTTTGTTTCCACATCAATGACTCCGAATTAATAAAAGTAGTTGATGGAACGGAAGCCGTTTTAAAGAGATCGCGCGACGCGAAAACCCACGATCGCTTCAACCAACAAATTATGATCGGCGTTTTCGCGAATCGTGCCGCGAAACGCCGAACGGCAAAGGTTGGGCGGATTGATCCACGAGCCGCCGCGCCAAAGCGCGACGCCGCCGGGAATCGGTGCAAAAAACCTCGCCGGCCCCGGCCCGGGCGGATTTTGCCTTGGGCTGCTGGCATAATAATTCGCATCGTAAATGTCGAAAACAAACTCAGCGGCATTGCCGCTCATGTCATAAAGCCCGTACGGATTGGGCGGGAACGAGCCGACCGGCGCGACACTCGTAAAAATATCGCGCCCGCTGGTGCCTTGATAATTGGCAAGATCGTGGCTGATCGTGCCGTCGCTCGTGCCGTAAGCGAGTTGCTGTCCGCCGCGGCAGGCTTTCTCCCACTCGGCTTCGGTCGGCAAACGCAATCCGTAGAACGCGCAAAAAGCTGCGGCACCGTACCAATTCAGTCGAACCACCGGATAATTTTCCAATCCGACGATAGCGCGAAATTCAACACGGCCCGGCGCCACCTCCACCGCTTCGATAAAACGATCCGGAAATTCAGTCGCACCCGCCAGCCGGCAATAAATCGAGCCGGCAAACGGCCCTTGCTTGCCGGTCACGATAGTCGATTCATACAAAATTTCACCGGCGGCAAAAGCCTGGGTGAGATAATTGGCATATTGTTCATTCGTCACTTCGTACTTGCCAATCGCAAACGCGTCGACATAAACTTCATGCGCCGGCCGTTCATTGCTTCTGCCGTTATCGTCGCCCATGAGAAAACTGCCGGCCGGAACGGTGACTAATTCAATCGGGCTGCTGAATTGCGCCTGCACTTCGATTTGACTTTTGGTGGTCAAGGCTTGAAATGTTCCGCTCACGGTTTCGAAGCCGCTCGCGCCCGGCCGGGCGCGCAACACGCCGGCGGTGTCAATCGTAGCGGCAACGCCGGGCGAAATTGACCACGATACTTTGTTGGTGACGTATTCGTGGCTGATGTCCTGATACTCGACAATCGCTTCAAAACGAAGCGCGCGACCGGCTTCGACCCTGGCGTGCACCGGCCAAATCGCCAGCGAGGTGGCACGCTTGGTGACGTCGATTTGAAATGTTGCCGATTGTCCTTTATAATCCGCGCGCACCGTTTCCCGGCCGGTCACATTGTTGTTGGCGGTAAAAAGTCCGCTCGCATTCACCCGGCCGGCGACGCCCGGCTGAATCGACCAGGCCACATGAGGCGTCACATCCTTGGTTTCGCCGCTGTGGAGTTTGGCGATGGCGGCCAACTGCAATGAGCCACCGGAATAAATCGAACGCGCCGGCGCCGTAATTTCCAAACCCATCGTGACATTCTCCGGCTGCAGCGGCTTGTCTTTGCAGGCGGCGACAAGGCCCCAAATTATTGTCGCGAAAAACAAGCATTTTGTCATGAAACGCCTGTTCAAACTCCGGTTTGCACATCTTTTAAAAAACGAAAGCCCAAAACGAATCAGCAGCTAGCGCTAATTTATTTTAGGCTCGTGATCATGGCTCCCTTCCTATCTTTATCAAACAATCGTTTCCCCGGCGTTTGCGCCGAGGGATAGGAGAAATTAAAAAAGAAAAGGCCAAGATGTCAAGAAAATTTTCACTCGAAAATAGCAGTGGGCGGTTTCTCTTCATTGGAAACCGCCCACCGAAAGCTACAGGATGTCAAGTGTAAGTAAATTTCATTCCGGCTTGGCCAAATACAATGTGATGCCATAATTCATCGGATCGTGCGGCGGGTCGCTGTTCCAATCGTTGAACGAATGCGAATCGTCGGTTTCGTAGTGCAGCACGTAGTCGCCGGCTTTCAGTGAAATGACGCCGTCGTACAAACGATTCTTGCGGGCGCCGCCGGCGTGCTCGGTCATGCGAGGCGTCATTCTCCAAACCACCTTGCCGGTATTGGCGTCTTCAATCCAGCCGTAATCGAACATGTCGCCGTTGCGGCCTTCGCCGAGCGCATAAATGCGCACGTTCATCGGGCGGTTCAGCGTGAACCCGGCGGAACGAAACTCATCATCGCCAAGTTTGGTGAAACCGGCGACGACGTTTTTATCCGGTGCAGGCTCATAATCGAATTTTTTCACATGCGCCTTCATTCCTGAATCTTTACCTTTTGGCGCGTTTGAGCGTTAATGATCCAGCCGAAATCATAAACTTTCCTTATCATCGCGGCGGCGACGGCCCCAATCCCAGTTGTCATCCCAGCCGGTTTCGCCGATGGCGTAGATTTGCAATTCCATCGGCCTTTCCAGCGTGAAGCCCTGGCGCTCGTAACGATCATCCCACATTGGCGTCATCGACACCACAGCATTTTCTTTATAATTATCCTGAAAATGCTGCACGCCTTCAGCGCCGAGATTTCTGCCTTTGCCACGGATGACGATTTTCAAATCTTTCTGCAGATTGCGATGGTAGCGGGAATCGTCATGACTGTCAAAGATTTCATTCCAAACGTGCTGCACGATGTCGCCGAGGCTGTTGCGCCGCGAGGATTGCCAGAAATTGTAATGAGGGAAAAAGGCATAATAAACTTCGTAATTTCCGGCTGGCAGCGCAAGCGTTTCCCTCACTTCCCGCAAGCGCCGGCTGCGGGTGCTGGAGCTCGCCTCGAGCATTTTCAAACTACTTCGCGCGTCCGGGCGTTCAAAATCCGGCGTTCGCCGCCAGCTCGCGCCCGGTCTCGCCGGCGCCCACGGCGTCGAGGCGGATTTGCTGATCTTGATCGAGCGCAAAGGCGGCGCTTCTCACCGTTTCAAGGGGGATGTCGCTGATTTCGGCGAGAATATCGCTTTGCGCCAAACTCGGGCTTGCCGCCGCGAGCAATCCCAACATGATCGTTGGTGCAATCCGTTTCATACTTATTGCTCCTCGTTTCAGAAATCCAGGATGCTTGTAACAGCGATTTAAAACGAGGACGACAATAAAAAGTTGCCGAGAAAAAGCGTGGCGCACCGAGCCGGGGGAATGGCCCAATGCGCCACAGGTCACGCGAGAGGGTTTCAGAAATACAGGAACATCACGAATCAAAAAATCCGCGCTCCATCACAATCCCCACCAATACGTGGCTTTGACCAGAAAAATATTGTCCGGCCTGGTGTGCGCGAGCCGGTCAATGGAACGATTGAAGCGAAAATCGCCGAGATTCTCGTAATCCGCGCGGCTTTGCGTCCAGACAAAATACAGCGCCGAGCCGGGCGAATATTCCCATCGCAAAACGGCGTTGCCGCGCAGGGATTTGAAGTTGAAATCATCGGAGCAGTCGGTGGTGTAGGATTGAATACGTAGCTTCTGGGCCGGGCAAGCTCCTTGCCGCGCAAATGCGACATGCCGGCCCAAGCGGTAATCAACCGGGTTTTGTTGGCGTCGAGAATGCCGGTTCCCAATGGCCCGTCGGCAAAATCCGCCGACGGCAAGCTGCCTTGGGGCGCGCGCCCGATGCGCCGGGTATAAAAAAACTGAGGGCTGGCCCAGTTGAAGCCCCAATTATTCCTGGAGCCGCCTTGACCGAAATTAAAAATCGTTGCGCCTTCGATGAAGAACGGCCGCTTCTCGCTGAAGAAAGTTTCAACGTCGCTCAAATTCAACCACCGCCGGATCGACTTCCACCGGGCCGAAATCCGGATTGCTGGCCGGCGGCAGCGCGCATCTGCCCTGGCTTTCACTTGGCGTCACGATTCTGTCGGTACTGAACGCCGGTTTGCCCGCCAGCGCGCTATCGGTTTTTGCCGTCACGCGCACGGTCTTGTTAACAGCGTTGAAAGAAGAATGAGGTAATTTTATTCCCACCGCCAACGGCTGCCTTGGGGACTATCCTCGATAATCACCCCTGCCTCTTTTAGGCGATTGCGAATCTCGTCCGCCATTTTGAAATTCTTTTCCGCGCGCGCCTGTTGGCGCAGATCGAGCAGGATTTTCATGATGCCATCAACCCGGCCTTGATCGACACCGCCGTCGCGCGTTTCGATGACGCCGAGAAAGCTGTTCCATTCATCCAAAAGATTTTTCGCGCGTACGAGAATGGACAGATCAGCGGGGGAGAGGCTGGCGCGTTCGGCCCAACGGTTCGTTTCGCGGATGAAATCGAAAACCACCGCCATCGCCTCCGGCGTGTTGAAATCATCGTCCATCGCCGCGATGAAATTTTCGCGTGATTTGGGGATGAGATCGGCGAAACCCTTGGCTTCGCCAGAGAGCTGGTCGTGATTCACCGCAGTAGTCGTTTCGAGGTCGGCGAGCCGCCGGCGCAACAG harbors:
- a CDS encoding SDR family NAD(P)-dependent oxidoreductase, which codes for MNQRLSTYWTGKTVLITGASSGLGYALVEALAPYRVHFCLLSRRLEPMEELAARFSASGSQFWLRACDVRNRAEVENAVADFVKTTGRLDVAWVNSGIGGETSYRRWDWDRVENILQTNLHGALYTAHTCLQYMVPQNRGAIIGISSVSAMRGLAGRPIYSMTKIGLAFYMEAMAAELPQIQFTTIYPGFVDTAINRGHPNRLWLMTADRAAQLMLTAVAKGKREYIYPWQMRWLFRLVRILPAGVYRWAGGKMIELSRPR
- a CDS encoding DUF5916 domain-containing protein, with amino-acid sequence MGRHVAFARQGACPAQKLRIQSYTTDCSDDFNFKSLRGNAVLRWEYSPGSALYFVWTQSRADYENLGDFRFNRSIDRLAHTRPDNIFLVKATYWWGL
- a CDS encoding ATP-binding cassette domain-containing protein, translated to MSAISFEHVYKSYGGNHYALHDIHLTFAENVTTAIVGTSGSGKSTLLQLINGLERPTQGKVFVFGNEIDYANLPTLRRRIGYAVQGTGLFPHLSVAENITLLAVLEKWEAPRIQARIEELMQLVGLPLDFAGRYPHQLSGGQQQRVGLCRAMMLDPKIFLLDEAFGALDPITRSEIHEEFLHLQKAAPRTIVMVTHDLREAFKLAQQIIILDKGRIEQIGSGEQLLEKPATDFVVNFFKSQLGA
- a CDS encoding formylglycine-generating enzyme family protein; translated protein: MTKCLFFATIIWGLVAACKDKPLQPENVTMGLEITAPARSIYSGGSLQLAAIAKLHSGETKDVTPHVAWSIQPGVAGRVNASGLFTANNNVTGRETVRADYKGQSATFQIDVTKRATSLAIWPVHARVEAGRALRFEAIVEYQDISHEYVTNKVSWSISPGVAATIDTAGVLRARPGASGFETVSGTFQALTTKSQIEVQAQFSSPIELVTVPAGSFLMGDDNGRSNERPAHEVYVDAFAIGKYEVTNEQYANYLTQAFAAGEILYESTIVTGKQGPFAGSIYCRLAGATEFPDRFIEAVEVAPGRVEFRAIVGLENYPVVRLNWYGAAAFCAFYGLRLPTEAEWEKACRGGQQLAYGTSDGTISHDLANYQGTSGRDIFTSVAPVGSFPPNPYGLYDMSGNAAEFVFDIYDANYYASSPRQNPPGPGPARFFAPIPGGVALWRGGSWINPPNLCRSAFRGTIRENADHNLLVEAIVGFRVARSL
- a CDS encoding ABC transporter permease subunit; the encoded protein is MQILKTFATLAIFCCLPASNLVAQKIVVGSKFDAEGRILGEMTAQLLESRGFQVERRLALGATLICFQALTNGNIDVYPEYSGTIAQAILKLSPGTTLEALRQQLRQQYHIELLKPFGFNNTYAIVVRKADAERLGLKSIGDLNKASNLRYGFSNEFLKRPDGWPGLAARYGLMAIPNGIEHGLIYQAIVENRLDVIDVYSTDANIQRYDLVILDDDKHFFPDYLAAPLARAGIAARAKQALNELAGALSENDMIALNAAVTIEKKDFAEIVRSFLSQRRLISAETSKQNERWGILAWRTLTHLKLSALALVLAMAIAIPAGVLVYRLPKISRPVLYFSGLLQTIPSIALLAFMIPFFGIGAIPAIIALFLYALLPILRNTATALFSVDPLLKKVSVGMGLTTWQRLRHIELPLAAPTIFAGIKTAAVINIGTATLAAFIGAGGLGEPIVTGLALNDTKLILEGAIPAALLAVLVEFGFERLEKILIPKHLLQHPVA